A window of Longispora fulva contains these coding sequences:
- a CDS encoding peptide ABC transporter substrate-binding protein codes for MQVRKFAALVAVPVAAAIGLTACGGGGTGAGKSGGTVSIGIAEPKFLTPTNTNDSSGSQVLESLFAGLVDINSTSNKPELDVAEKIETKDSKTWSVKIKDGYTFHNGEKVTSDSFIDAWNYGAYGPNGQESNNFFAKIKGYADLNPADTKAVPTAKTLTGLKKVDDLNFSIELDAPFADWLSVIGYTAFFPMPKAAFADVKAYNNAPIGNGPFKMKGTWTHDQKIEVEAYDGYKGTKPKIKGVTFKIYQQATAQYSELLANTNDIMTTIPTSSLGSASADLGDRYKTSPSSSFTFMALPVYNPKFANADVRKAISMAIDREEIVKTIFKGSRKAADSFVSPVVPGYKPGAGGDAVKYDPTKAKALLDAAGGFPGGALTITYNVDGDHKEWVDAVCNQLIKNLGIKCVGAGEPKFADLRTKAKAKQDIGAFRMGWSMDYASMENYLDPLYGTGGSSNYYGYDNKAFNALVAAGNQEATTDGAIKKYQEAEALLAKDVPVAPLFFGQNVYGYSTKVKDVFVDARGHVDLLKLDTK; via the coding sequence ATGCAGGTACGCAAGTTTGCCGCACTGGTTGCCGTTCCCGTCGCAGCTGCCATCGGCCTCACGGCTTGCGGCGGCGGCGGCACGGGCGCCGGCAAGAGCGGCGGGACGGTGAGCATCGGCATCGCTGAGCCCAAGTTCCTGACGCCCACCAACACGAACGACAGCTCCGGCAGTCAGGTTCTGGAGTCGCTGTTCGCCGGTCTGGTGGACATCAACTCGACCAGCAACAAGCCCGAGCTGGACGTCGCCGAGAAGATCGAGACCAAGGACAGCAAGACCTGGTCCGTCAAGATCAAGGACGGCTACACCTTCCACAACGGTGAGAAGGTCACGTCCGACAGCTTCATCGACGCCTGGAACTACGGCGCGTACGGCCCGAACGGCCAGGAGAGCAACAACTTCTTCGCCAAGATCAAGGGCTACGCCGACCTGAACCCGGCCGACACCAAGGCCGTGCCGACCGCCAAGACCCTCACCGGTCTGAAGAAGGTCGACGACCTCAACTTCTCCATCGAGCTGGACGCCCCGTTCGCCGACTGGCTGTCGGTCATCGGCTACACCGCGTTCTTCCCGATGCCGAAGGCCGCCTTCGCCGACGTCAAGGCGTACAACAACGCGCCGATCGGTAACGGCCCCTTCAAGATGAAGGGCACGTGGACGCACGACCAGAAGATCGAGGTCGAGGCGTACGACGGCTACAAGGGGACCAAGCCCAAGATCAAGGGCGTCACCTTCAAGATCTACCAGCAGGCCACCGCTCAGTACTCCGAGCTGCTCGCCAACACCAACGACATCATGACGACGATCCCGACGTCCTCGCTGGGCAGCGCGTCCGCGGACCTGGGTGACCGGTACAAGACCAGCCCGAGCTCGAGCTTCACGTTCATGGCTCTGCCGGTCTACAACCCGAAGTTCGCCAACGCCGACGTGCGCAAGGCGATCTCGATGGCCATCGACCGCGAGGAGATCGTGAAGACGATCTTCAAGGGTTCGCGCAAGGCCGCCGACTCGTTCGTCTCGCCGGTCGTCCCGGGCTACAAGCCGGGTGCCGGTGGCGACGCCGTCAAGTACGACCCGACCAAGGCGAAGGCCCTGCTCGACGCGGCCGGTGGCTTCCCGGGTGGCGCCCTGACGATCACGTACAACGTCGACGGCGACCACAAGGAATGGGTCGACGCGGTCTGCAACCAGCTCATCAAGAACCTGGGCATCAAGTGCGTCGGCGCCGGCGAGCCGAAGTTCGCCGACCTGCGGACCAAGGCCAAGGCCAAGCAGGACATCGGCGCGTTCCGGATGGGCTGGTCGATGGACTACGCCTCGATGGAGAACTACCTCGACCCGCTGTACGGCACCGGCGGCTCCTCCAACTACTACGGCTACGACAACAAGGCGTTCAACGCCCTGGTGGCCGCTGGTAACCAGGAGGCGACCACCGACGGCGCGATCAAGAAGTACCAGGAAGCCGAGGCGCTCCTCGCCAAGGACGTCCCGGTCGCGCCGCTGTTCTTCGGCCAGAACGTCTACGGCTACTCGACCAAGGTCAAGGACGTCTTCGTCGACGCCCGCGGCCACGTCGACCTGCTGAAGCTCGACACCAAGTGA
- a CDS encoding ABC transporter permease — MLRYIVRRLLQMVLAFFCTTFIVYSMMFATGDPLTSLAGEGKELNDAVKAKLTRDFHLDEPFLVRYWYYIKGLLTFDLGDSLSQRPIAEILSEAWGYTIQLASIAFVFVVILGVVGGVIAGMRRGGVFDNVTLFLTLVVIGIPSFVIGLMLSTFPGGKWGWFTPGYNADQGIATLIVPGFVLGALALATAVRLTRTSVAENLRSDYVRTAKAKGLKKTRIIGVHVLRNSLIPVVTFLGIEIGNLMGGAIVTERIFNIPGVGFQLFKGIQLSDGPIVVTIVSVLVVVYLLANLLVDILYAVLDPRIRYS, encoded by the coding sequence ATGCTCCGTTACATAGTTCGACGCCTGCTCCAGATGGTGCTGGCGTTCTTCTGCACAACATTCATCGTGTATTCGATGATGTTCGCCACCGGCGACCCTCTGACGTCGCTGGCGGGCGAGGGCAAGGAGCTCAATGACGCCGTGAAGGCGAAGCTCACCCGGGACTTCCATCTCGACGAGCCCTTCCTGGTCCGGTACTGGTACTACATCAAGGGTCTGCTGACCTTCGACCTGGGCGACTCGCTCTCCCAGCGGCCGATCGCCGAGATCCTGAGCGAGGCCTGGGGCTACACCATCCAGCTGGCCTCGATCGCCTTCGTCTTCGTGGTGATCCTCGGCGTGGTGGGCGGCGTGATCGCCGGCATGCGGCGCGGCGGCGTGTTCGACAACGTGACGCTGTTCCTCACCCTCGTCGTGATCGGCATCCCGAGCTTCGTCATCGGTCTGATGCTGAGCACGTTCCCCGGCGGCAAGTGGGGCTGGTTCACCCCCGGCTACAACGCCGACCAGGGCATCGCCACCCTGATCGTGCCCGGCTTCGTGCTCGGCGCGCTCGCCCTGGCCACCGCCGTCCGGCTCACCCGGACCTCCGTCGCGGAGAACCTGCGCTCCGACTACGTGCGCACTGCCAAGGCCAAGGGGCTGAAGAAGACCCGGATCATCGGCGTGCACGTGCTGCGCAACTCGCTGATCCCGGTCGTCACGTTCCTCGGGATCGAGATCGGCAACCTGATGGGTGGCGCGATCGTCACCGAGCGGATCTTCAACATCCCGGGCGTGGGCTTCCAGCTCTTCAAGGGCATCCAACTGTCCGACGGCCCCATCGTGGTCACCATCGTCAGCGTGCTGGTCGTCGTCTACCTGCTGGCCAACCTGCTCGTGGACATCCTGTACGCCGTCCTCGACCCGCGCATCCGTTACTCGTAG
- a CDS encoding ABC transporter permease has product MSDFETIAASENHAAVPGPSGENNAPNQPDNSGKVRSLAGDAWRDLRRSPVFIVSSIVIAFMVFMAAFPTLFTSADPRSCELSRSMAGPSGDAIFGYNLQGCDVYARTVHGASTSIQVGFYSALLAGLIAVVIGMLAGFYGGLLDAILARIIDIVLGIPLLLAAIVALKARSSSSDGYWGQLILVVVVLSIFGWTTAARIVRSSVISAKGQDYVHAARMLGANNGRIMLKHILPNAMAPVIVVMTIALGAFITAEATLSFLGVGLKDPIISWGKDISEATQRVRENAIPLVAPSAFLSLTVLAFIMLGDAVREAFDPRLR; this is encoded by the coding sequence GTGAGTGATTTCGAGACCATCGCCGCGTCGGAGAACCACGCGGCCGTGCCCGGCCCGTCGGGCGAGAACAACGCGCCCAACCAGCCCGACAACTCGGGCAAGGTCCGCAGCCTGGCCGGCGACGCCTGGCGCGACCTGCGGCGCAGCCCGGTCTTCATCGTGTCGTCGATCGTGATCGCGTTCATGGTGTTCATGGCGGCGTTCCCGACCCTGTTCACCTCGGCGGACCCGCGATCGTGCGAGCTGTCCCGGTCGATGGCGGGCCCGAGCGGCGACGCGATCTTCGGGTACAACCTGCAGGGCTGCGACGTGTACGCCCGCACGGTGCACGGCGCCAGTACCTCGATCCAGGTCGGGTTCTACTCCGCGCTGCTCGCCGGCCTGATCGCCGTCGTGATCGGCATGCTGGCCGGCTTCTACGGTGGCCTGCTCGATGCGATCCTCGCCCGGATCATCGACATCGTGCTCGGCATCCCGCTGCTGCTGGCCGCGATCGTGGCCCTGAAGGCCCGGTCGAGTTCCAGCGACGGGTACTGGGGCCAGCTCATCCTCGTCGTCGTCGTGCTGAGCATCTTCGGCTGGACCACGGCGGCCCGGATCGTCCGGTCGTCGGTGATCTCGGCCAAGGGCCAGGACTACGTGCACGCCGCGCGGATGCTCGGCGCGAACAACGGCCGGATCATGCTCAAGCACATCCTGCCGAACGCGATGGCCCCCGTGATCGTGGTGATGACCATCGCCCTGGGCGCGTTCATCACGGCCGAGGCCACGCTGTCCTTCCTCGGGGTCGGGCTCAAGGACCCGATCATCTCGTGGGGCAAGGACATCTCCGAGGCCACCCAGCGGGTCCGGGAGAACGCGATCCCGCTGGTCGCCCCGTCGGCGTTCCTGTCCCTGACCGTGCTGGCGTTCATCATGCTCGGCGACGCCGTGCGTGAGGCCTTCGACCCGAGGCTCCGGTGA
- a CDS encoding ABC transporter ATP-binding protein yields the protein MSNHLLEVDDLHIEFRTRDGVARVINGVSYHLDAGETLAVLGESGSGKSVTAQAIMGILDMPPGFITKGEIRYNGRNLLTMPEEERRKLRGKEIAMVFQDALSALNPVFTVGFQISEALRKNDGLSKKDAYKRAVELMELVKIPAAKERLHNYPHEFSGGMRQRVMIAMSLAQDPKVLIADEPTTALDVTVQAQIMDLLAELRRDLNMGLILITHDLGVVADVADRIAVMYAGRIVEHADVHDIYAKPAHPYTKGLLESIPRLDSKGQELATIKGLPPNLMRPPTGCAFHPRCPMVQQVCRDVVPPLMVLDNGRTSACHFAEEVLHG from the coding sequence ATGAGCAACCATCTTCTCGAAGTCGACGACCTGCACATCGAGTTCCGGACCAGGGACGGGGTGGCCCGGGTCATCAACGGCGTCTCGTACCACCTGGACGCCGGGGAGACCCTGGCCGTGCTGGGCGAGTCGGGCTCCGGCAAGTCCGTGACCGCCCAGGCGATCATGGGCATTCTGGACATGCCCCCGGGGTTCATCACGAAGGGCGAGATCCGGTACAACGGCCGGAACCTGCTCACGATGCCCGAGGAGGAGCGGCGCAAGCTGCGCGGCAAGGAGATCGCCATGGTCTTCCAGGACGCGCTCTCCGCCCTCAACCCGGTGTTCACGGTCGGCTTCCAGATCTCCGAGGCGCTGCGGAAGAACGACGGGCTCAGCAAGAAGGACGCGTACAAGCGGGCCGTCGAGCTGATGGAGCTCGTCAAGATCCCGGCGGCCAAGGAACGGCTGCACAACTACCCGCACGAGTTCTCCGGCGGCATGCGTCAGCGGGTCATGATCGCGATGTCGCTGGCCCAGGACCCGAAGGTGCTGATCGCCGACGAGCCGACCACCGCGCTCGACGTGACGGTGCAGGCCCAGATCATGGACCTGCTCGCCGAGCTGCGCCGCGACCTCAACATGGGCCTGATCCTGATCACCCACGACCTGGGTGTCGTCGCGGACGTGGCCGACCGGATCGCTGTGATGTACGCCGGCCGGATCGTCGAGCACGCCGACGTGCACGACATCTACGCCAAGCCGGCGCACCCGTACACCAAGGGATTGTTGGAGTCGATTCCCCGGCTGGACTCGAAAGGTCAGGAACTGGCCACGATCAAGGGCCTGCCGCCGAACCTGATGCGCCCGCCGACGGGCTGCGCGTTCCACCCGCGGTGCCCGATGGTCCAGCAGGTCTGCCGGGACGTCGTGCCGCCGCTGATGGTGCTGGACAACGGGCGCACGAGCGCGTGCCACTTCGCCGAGGAGGTCCTTCATGGGTGA
- a CDS encoding ABC transporter ATP-binding protein: MGEPILQVDNLVKHFPIKQGILFQSQVGAVKAVDGVSFELNKGETLGIVGESGCGKSTLAKLIMQLETPTAGSVTFKGEKIFGIKGDKLRRIRRNIQMVMQDPYTSLNPRMTVGDIIGEPYEIHPEVAPKGDRERRVKELLELVGLSPEHINRYPHQFSGGQRQRIGIARALALRPEVIVCDEPVSALDVSIQAQVINLLGKLQREMGLSYIFIAHDLSVVRHISDRVGVMYLGKMVEIGTEDEIYERPTHPYTQALLSAVPVADPSARRNRDIIRLEGDVPSPANPPSGCRFRTRCWKAQEICATEEPLLIGRAPDPHPSACHFAELKHVVA, translated from the coding sequence ATGGGTGAGCCGATCCTCCAGGTGGACAACCTGGTGAAGCACTTCCCGATCAAGCAGGGCATCCTGTTCCAGTCCCAGGTCGGTGCGGTCAAGGCCGTCGACGGGGTGTCCTTCGAGCTGAACAAGGGCGAGACCCTCGGCATCGTCGGCGAGTCCGGCTGCGGCAAGTCCACGCTGGCCAAGTTGATCATGCAGTTGGAGACGCCGACCGCCGGCTCCGTCACCTTCAAGGGCGAGAAGATCTTCGGGATCAAGGGCGACAAGCTCCGCCGGATCCGGCGCAACATCCAGATGGTGATGCAGGACCCGTACACCTCGCTGAACCCGAGGATGACGGTCGGCGACATCATCGGCGAGCCCTACGAGATCCACCCCGAGGTGGCGCCGAAGGGTGACCGGGAGCGCCGGGTCAAGGAGCTGCTGGAGCTGGTCGGGCTGAGCCCCGAGCACATCAACCGGTACCCGCACCAGTTCTCCGGCGGCCAGCGCCAGCGGATCGGGATCGCCCGGGCCCTGGCCCTGCGGCCCGAGGTGATCGTGTGCGACGAGCCGGTGTCGGCCCTGGACGTGTCCATCCAGGCCCAGGTGATCAACCTGCTCGGCAAGTTGCAGCGCGAGATGGGGCTGTCCTACATCTTCATCGCGCACGACCTGTCCGTGGTCCGGCACATCTCCGACCGGGTCGGGGTCATGTACCTCGGCAAGATGGTCGAGATCGGCACCGAGGACGAGATCTACGAGCGGCCGACGCACCCGTACACCCAGGCGCTGCTGTCGGCGGTGCCCGTGGCCGATCCGTCGGCGCGGCGGAACCGGGACATCATCCGGCTGGAGGGCGACGTGCCGTCGCCGGCCAACCCGCCGTCGGGGTGCCGGTTCCGGACCCGGTGCTGGAAGGCGCAGGAGATCTGCGCGACGGAGGAGCCGCTGCTGATCGGCCGCGCGCCGGATCCGCACCCGTCCGCGTGTCACTTTGCGGAGCTCAAGCACGTCGTCGCGTAG